One Spea bombifrons isolate aSpeBom1 chromosome 1, aSpeBom1.2.pri, whole genome shotgun sequence DNA window includes the following coding sequences:
- the SLC8B1 gene encoding mitochondrial sodium/calcium exchanger protein produces MPMDVTKWHMSTISESQEAVLSHLLLQSEILDQHDNSITEDVDCRDVGKLNASLRCAFVRTTPDCNDTDGYISYLEGAFCTFAPPLFPLVIILYVLWLLYLFIILAVTAEKFFCPNLSAISRSLRLSHNVAGVTFLAFGNGAPDVFSALAAFSDSRTAGLAIGALFGAGVFVTTVVAGGIALVKPFTAASRPFLRDIVFYIAAVFLTFYVLYQGTVNLPEALVYLLLYLTYVLVVVLSTWIYRRMRHSVLSVPSLQEPELLTESEDDGVATPHGSEYGDEYQLLSPIQCSAWQIFVNALNPIDSRKWRVKHWHWRLFKIIKVPVEMLLLFSVPVVDPDKEDRNWQRPLNCLQLITSPLLCIFAINSGIYGLYSIEGVMPVWAVVTILGALLALLVFFTTKNEEPPKYHFIFSFVGFLASALWISAAAREVVNLLRTFGVIFRLSNTVLGLTLLAWGNSIGDFVSDLTLARQGYPRMAFSACFGGIIFNVLIGVGLGCLLQMGPNKTVLQLEPQGLLVWILAGGLGISLIFSLISVPAQCFHLRRSYGFALLVLYAIFLTVALLTEFGIIRLASS; encoded by the exons ATGCCCATGGATGTCACCAAGTGGCACATGTCTACTATATCTGAAAGTCAAGAAGCCGTCCTTTCCCACCTCTTGTTGCAGTCAGAAATCTTGGATCAACATGACAATTCTATTACTGAGGATGTCGAC TGTCGAGACGTGGGGAAACTGAATGCTTCACTGCGTTGCGCCTTTGTCAGGACAACCCCAGATTGCAATGATACAGACGGATACATAAGTTACCTGGAAGGGGCGTTCTGCACATTCGCCCCACCTCTGTTTCCTCTTGTTATCATATTGTAT GTCCTGTGGCTCCTCTACCTCTTTATCATTCTAGCGGTAACCGCAGAGAAATT tttttgccccaatctgtCTGCAATTTCTCGCAGCCTCAGGCTTTCACACAACGTGGC TGGCGTCACTTTCCTGGCATTTGGAAATGGCGCACCTGATGTCTTCAGTGCCCTGGCAGCATTTTCGGATTCCAGGACAGCAGGACTGGCTATTGGAGCACTTTTTG GTGCAGGGGTGTTTGTCACCACTGTGGTGGCCGGAGGGATTGCGTTGGTGAAACCATTCACAGCTGCGTCTCGTCCTTTTCTAAGAGACATAGTGTTTTACATAGCAGCTGTCTTCCTCACCTTCTATGTTCTGTACCAAGGAACTGTGAACTTGCCAGAAGCCCTAG TCTACTTGCTGCTGTATCTGACTTATGTCCTGGTAGTTGTCCTCTCTACTTGGATCTATCGGAGGATGCGTCACAGCGTATTATCTGTTCCAAGCCTTCAAGAACCAG AGCTACTGACAGAGTCTGAAGACGATGGCGTTGCCACTCCTCATGGCTCGGAGTATG GAGATGAATATCAGCTCCTAAGCCCCATCCAGTGCAGCGCCTGGCAGATCTTTGTCAATGCTCTGAATCCAATAGATTCTAGAAAATGGAGAGTGAAGCACTGGCACTGGAGACTCTTTAAAATCATAAAG GTCCCAGTGGAAATGCTGCTTCTCTTTTCTGTCCCTGTGGTTGATCCAGATAAAGAAGACCGAAACTGGCAGAGACCCCTGAACTGCCTGCAACTAATAACAAGCCCCCTTCTTTGTATATTCGCTATTAACTCTGGGATCT ATGGTCTCTACAGTATTGAGGGTGTGATGCCAGTCTGGGCTGTTGTGACAATTCTTGGAGCTTTGTTGGCACTTCTGGTTTTCTTCACCACAAAGAATGAGGAACCACCAAAATATCACTTT ATCTTCTCCTTTGTTGGGTTCTTGGCCAGTGCACTGTGGATTAGCGCTGCAGCCAGAGAGGTTGTAAATCTATTGCGTACCTTTGGTGTCATTTTCCGGCTCAGTAACACTGTGCTGGGGTTAACTCTTCTTGCCTGGGGTAATAGCATAGGCG ATTTTGTGTCTGATCTCACACTGGCACGTCAGGGTTATCCTCGTATGGCATTCTCTGCCTGCTTCGGTGGTATTATCTTCA ATGTTCTGATTGGAGTTGGATTAGGCTGTCTACTACAAATGGGGCCGAACAAGACGGTGTTACAG CTGGAGCCCCAGGGTCTATTGGTTTGGATCCTTGCTGGTGGTCTTGGAATAAGTCTGATCTTCTCCCTGATATCAGTGCCTGCTCAATGTTTCCACCTGCGTCGTAGTTATGGCTTTGCCCTGCTGGTTCTCTATGCTATATTCCTAACTGTGGCCCTATTAACAGAATTTGGGATCATCAGACTGGCATCTTCGTGA
- the FICD gene encoding protein adenylyltransferase FICD produces the protein MRNFFFSLQVCGNIQENEPALGAWNWVTETSMAVKEFQWANLGVRFGLLAGLLLFSGSFLVVLYPLSGLEEHYRSALKVLLQFNLFGRDGRTHPYAGHTTGLAVASTAFDLLVLKQKPTSEVKFEAQAALNQALEMKRQGKRNKAHKLLHHALKMDPDHVDALNELGIFLEEEKDIIQADYLYSKAIMISPHNEKALINRDRTLPLVEEIDQRYFSIIDSKVKKVMSIPKGNSALRRVLEESYYHHVYHTVAIEGNTLSLSEIRHIIETRYAVPGKSLEEQNEVIGIHAAMKYVNDTLVSRIGSVTINDILEIHRRILGYVDPIEAGRFRVNQVFVGHHIPPHPRDVEKLMQEFVQWLNSDDAMNLHPVEFAALAHYKLVYIHPFVDGNGRTSRLLMNVILMQAGYPAITIRKEQRSEYYHVLELANEGDVRPFIRFIAKCTETTLDLLLIATTEHPVGLPEPSPGCKQTIPVKT, from the exons ATGCGCAACTTCTTTTTCTCGCTGCAGGTCTGTGGAAATATTCAAGAAAATGAACCTGCTCTTGGTGCTTGGAATTGGGTGACTGAGACGTCAATGGCAGTAAAGGAGTTCCAATGGGCAAATTTGGGGGTTCGTTTTGGGCTCCTGGCGGGATTGCTGCTGTTCTCTGGATCATTCTTGGTGGTCCTATATCCCCTGAGTGGGCTCGAGGAGCACTATAGGTCAGCGCTGAAGGTTTTGCTGCAGTTTAACTTGTTCGGTAGAGATGGGCGCACTCATCCGTATGCAGGACATACAACCGGTCTGGCTGTTGCTTCGACTGCATTTGACCTACTGGTGTTAAAGCAGAAACCTACATCAg AGGTTAAATTTGAAGCCCAAGCTGCCCTGAACCAGGCGCTGGAAATGAAACGTCAAGGGAAGCGGAACAAGGCACATAAACTTCTCCATCACGCCCTGAAGATGGATCCAGATCACGTAGATGCTTTAAATGAGCTTGGAATCTTCTTGGAAGAAGAAAAGGACATTATCCAGGCGGACTATTTATATTCCAAGGCGATAATGATTTCACCACACAATGAAAAGGCTTTGATAAACCGTGATCGAACGTTACCCCTCGTGGAAGAGATAGATCAGAGATACTTTAGTATCATTGATAGCAAGGTCAAAAAAGTCATGTCCATTCCTAAAGGTAATTCTGCTCTGCGAAGGGTTTTGGAAGAGTCATACTATCACCATGTCTATCACACAGTGGCTATTGAAGGAAATACCCTATCTTTGTCTGAAATTCGTCACATAATTGAAACTCGCTACGCTGTGCCGGGTAAAAGCCTTGAAGAGCAAAATGAGGTTATAGGAATCCATGCTGCCATGAAATACGTCAACGACACTTTAGTATCCCGAATAGGATCCGTAACCATAAACGACATTCTGGAAATACATAGAAGGATATTGGGCTATGTGGACCCCATCGAAGCTGGCCGATTTAGAGTTAACCAAGTGTTTGTGGGTCATCATATACCTCCTCATCCCAGAGATGTCGAGAAACTGATGCAAGAGTTTGTTCAATGGCTTAACTCCGACGATGCAATGAACTTACACCCAGTGGAATTTGCAGCGCTAGCTCATTATAAACTAGTTTATATCCACCCGTTTGTGGATGGTAACGGAAGAACGTCTCGCTTGCTCATGAATGTCATTTTAATGCAGGCAGGATATCCAGCCATTACCATAAGAAAAGAACAGAGGTCAGAATATTATCACGTCTTGGAACTAGCAAATGAAGGTGATGTGAGGCCTTTCATCAGATTTATTGCCAAATGTACAGAGACCACTTTAGATCTTCTTTTGATAGCTACAACAGAGCATCCCGTGGGCCTTCCTGAGCCCAGTCCTGGGTGCAAGCAAACTATTCCCGTGAAAACCTGA